The Mycobacteriales bacterium sequence TGCCGGCGGGTCCGCCGGGAAGGGCTGCCGATCGCGCAGGCGCACCTGCGGCACCTCAACCCGTTCCCGGCCGACCTCGGCGACCTGCTGCGCCGCTACGAGCGGGTGGTCGTGCCGGAGATGAACCTGGGCCAGCTGGCGATGCTGCTGCGGGCCAAGTATCTCGTCGACGTGATCGGTTACAACCAGGTCCGCGGGCTGCCGTTCCGCGCGGCCGAGCTGGCCGAGGTGTTCAAGGGTGTGATCACGGATGTCTGAGCTGCCACTGCTGAAGGCGAAGGATTTCAAGACCGACCAGGAGGTCCGCTGGTGCCCCGGCTGCGGGGACTACGCGATCCTGGCCGCGGTGCAGGGCTTCATGCCGGAGCTCGGTGTCCCCAAGGAGGACATCGTCTTCATCTCCGGGATCGGCTGCTCGTCCCGCTTCCCGTACTACATGAACACGTACGGGATGCACTCGATCCACGGCCGGGCGCCGGCGATCGCGACGGGGCTGGCGTCCTCCCGGCCGGACCTCTCGGTCTGGGTCGTCACCGGGGACGGCGACGCGCTGTCCATCGGCGGCAACCACCTCATGCACGCACTGCGCCGCAACGCCAACCTCAAGATCCTGCTGTTCGACAACCGGATCTACGGGCTGACCAAGGGGCAGTACTCGCCGACCTCCGAGATCGGCAAGATCACCAAGTCCACGCCGATGGGGTCGCTGGACAACCCGTTCAACCCGATCTCGCTGGCGATCGGGGCCGAGGCCTCGTTCGTCGCGCGGACGATGGACTCCGACCGCAAGCACCTGCAGGGCGTGCTGCGGGAGGCGGCGGCGCACCCGGGGACCGCGCTGGTGCAGATCTACCAGAACTGCAACATCTTCAACGACGGCGCGTTCGACCTGCTCAAGGACGCCGGCACCCGGGACGACTGGACCATCCGGCTCGCCCACGGGCAGCCGATCCGGTTCGGGAAGGACGACGCCAAGGCGGTCGTCCGGGACCCGGCCAGCGGCGGGCTGTCGGTGGCGGAGGACGTGCCGGCGGATGACCCGCGGGTGGTCGTGCACGACGCGCACAATCCCGACCCGTCGTACGCGTTCGCACTGTCGCGGCTGTCGGGGACCGACCTGCGGTACACGCCGATGGGGGTGTTCCGCTCGGTCGAGCGGCCGACGTACGACCGGATGATGAACGACCAATTGGACGAGGCGCGCGCGAAGGGTGAGCCGGACCTGGCCACCCTCCTCGGCGGCGCCGACACCTGGACCGTCTACTAGAAGCCCCGCGCTAACGGCCCGGCCCCTCCCACGGGGCCGGGCCGGTCTGGTTCCTGGCCGCTGCACCTCGCCGCCTCGGCCTGGCCGCCGGGTCTCGGTCGAGGCTGAGCCGCCGGGCCGGCCGGGCCGGCGGCACTCCCGGTCGAGGCTGGGCCGCCGGGCCGACCGGGCCGGCGCCGCTCCCGGGCGGCCGCCGACCCGTTGCGGTCGCGGGCCGGAGTGGGATGAGTACGGTTCCGGCGTGGTTGCGTTGAGTGCCGTCGAGCGGCGGCTGGTCGACGCGGTCACGGCCGGTGAGCAGCTCGACCTCCGGACGGCCGAGGAGCGCGAGATCCGGGCCGGCCTCGTGCGCGACGTCCTGCTCGGCGCGCACGGCCGGGTCGACGCCCGCGGCCTGCAGCTGCGCGGCGCCACCCTGACCGGCACCCTCGACCTGGACGGCCTGCACACCACGGCGCGAGTACGCCTGCGCGACTGCGTCCTGCCCACGGGCGCGGTATTGCGCGGCGCCGCCCTGCCGATGCTCGACCTCGGCGGCTGCACGGTCTCCGGGCTGCTCGCCGACGACCTGGTCGTCGACGGCTCGGTCCTGCTCTGGCGCGGCTTCACCGCCAACGGCCTGGTCAGCTTCGTCGGCGCCCGGATCGGCGGGAAGCTCGACCTCACCCACGCCCGGCTGGCCGGCGGCTCCGGCGGGGCCGCGCTGGTCGCCGACCGGATCACGCTCGGCGGCGACCTGCTGCTGGACGACGCGGTCGGCACCGGCGGCGCGGTCGCCGGCACCCTGCAGCTGGTCGGCGCCCGCGTCGCCGGCCGGCTGTCGGCCCGCCGGATCTGGCTGACCAACCCGGCCGGCCCCGGCCTCAACGCCGCCAACCTGCACGTCACCGACATGGTCGACCTCAGCCGCGGGATCGAGGTGCACGGCGCCGGCCCGGACGGCGCGGTCCGGCTGGTCGGCGCCCGGGTCGGCTCGATGTCACTGGGCCGGGCCCGGCTGGAGAACCCGTCCGGCTGGGCCCTGTCCGCGCACTACC is a genomic window containing:
- a CDS encoding 2-oxoacid:ferredoxin oxidoreductase subunit beta; this translates as MSELPLLKAKDFKTDQEVRWCPGCGDYAILAAVQGFMPELGVPKEDIVFISGIGCSSRFPYYMNTYGMHSIHGRAPAIATGLASSRPDLSVWVVTGDGDALSIGGNHLMHALRRNANLKILLFDNRIYGLTKGQYSPTSEIGKITKSTPMGSLDNPFNPISLAIGAEASFVARTMDSDRKHLQGVLREAAAHPGTALVQIYQNCNIFNDGAFDLLKDAGTRDDWTIRLAHGQPIRFGKDDAKAVVRDPASGGLSVAEDVPADDPRVVVHDAHNPDPSYAFALSRLSGTDLRYTPMGVFRSVERPTYDRMMNDQLDEARAKGEPDLATLLGGADTWTVY